A genomic window from Camelina sativa cultivar DH55 chromosome 2, Cs, whole genome shotgun sequence includes:
- the LOC104747145 gene encoding uncharacterized protein LOC104747145, producing the protein MMQSGNELLMLQRGVILDEQGYGRWKVRMVQLIRNLGEDAWTAVEEGWEPPYEKTEAGDKITKPKARWTVEEKNLSKYNARALNAIFGAIDDDDFKLVQGCGSAKDAWDILQKTHEGNSSVKRTRLDQLASQFEVLRMDPEETISQFSAKLMEEGWEPPYEKTEAGDKITKPKARWTVEEKNLSKYNARALNAIFGAIDDDDFKLVQGCESAKDAWDILHKTHEKNSSVKRTRLDQLASQFEVLRMDPKETISQFNAKLSAIANEAKNLGKTYKDTKLVKKLLKCLPSKYAAHKAVMRVSGNTDTLKFEDLIGMLKSEEMEVAEELRIHGKGIAFKADDMSDQLQEIKDNMSLMARNFGKALKRVEKGQGRELACWNRSATERSCSRPNISEKEKANPRKEIQCFECGGFGHYKPECPMVKRKEMKCFECKGIGHLKSECPNMVKGNNKAYVSFSDSESESDGDEEEGRMLNLFAYSAKSDDVLAESSDDDDDESISKESYCVLYDNWVQLCNEKMLLVKEKLKLEAKVNMLEEKKPGKLIGEELLPAERSCLREN; encoded by the exons ATGATGCAGTCAGGTAATGAGTTGTTGATGCTTCAAAGGGGTGTGATCTTGGATGAACAAGGCTATGGTCGCTGGAAGGTGCGCATGGTTCAGCTGATCCGAAATCTAGGTGAGGATGCTTGGACAGcagtggaagaaggatgggaaccTCCCTATGAGAAAACCGAAGCTGGTGACAAGATCACTAAACCTAAGGCACGCTGGACGGTAGAAGAAAAGAATTTGTCTAAATATAATGCTAGGGCACTTAATGCAATATTTGgtgctattgatgatgatgactttaaGCTTGTTCAAGGTTGTGGATCAGCTAAAGATGCTTGGGACATTCTGCAGAAGACCCATGAAGGAAACTCAAGTGTCAAAAGAACGAGATTAGACCAACTTGCATCACAATTTGAAGTCTTAAGGATGGATCCAGAAGAGACAATTTCTCAGTTCAGTGCAAAATTGA tggaagaaggatgggaaccTCCCTATGAGAAAACCGAAGCTGGTGACAAGATTACTAAACCTAAGGCACGCTGGACGGTAGAAGAAAAGAATTTGTCTAAATATAATGCTAGGGCACTTAATGCAATATTTGgtgctattgatgatgatgactttaaGCTTGTTCAAGGTTGTGAATCAGCTAAAGATGCTTGGGACATTCTGCATAAGACCCATGAAAAAAACTCAAGTGTCAAAAGAACGAGATTAGACCAACTTGCATCACAATTTGAAGTCTTAAGGATGGATCCAAAAGAGACAATTTCTCAGTTCAATGCAAAATTGAGTGCTATTGCTAATGAAGCAAAGAATCTTGGTAAGACCTATAAGGATACCAAGCTGGTTAAGAAGTTGCTTAAATGTCTACCTTCTAAGTATGCAGCTCATAAAGCAGTCATGAGAGTATCTGGCAACACAGACACCTTGAAGTTTGAGGATCTCATTGGTATGCTAAAATCAGAGGAGATGGAAGTTGCTGAAGAACTGAGAATTCATGGTAAAGGAATTGCATTCAAGGCAGATGACATGAGTGATCAGTtgcaagagataaaagataacaTGTCCTTGATGGCAAGAAACTTTGGAAAAGCTCTCAAACGTGTTGAAAAAGGACAGGGACGAGAATTAGCTTGCTGGAATCGAAGTGCTACAGAGAGGTCTTGTTCTAGGCCAAatatatctgaaaaagaaaaagctaatcCGAGAAAAGAGATTCAGTGTTTTGAATGTGGTGGTTTTGGTCATTATAAACCTGAGTGTCCAATGGTTAAGCGCAAAGAGATGAAGTGCTTTGAATGTAAAGGGATTGGACACTTAAAATCTGAATGCCCAAACATGGTGAAAGGAAATAATAAGGCATATGTTAGCTTTagtgattcagaatcagagagtgatggggatgaagaagaaggaagaatgTTGAATCTTTTTGCATACAGTGCTAAAAGTGATGATGTACTTGCTGAGagctcagatgatgatgatgatgagtcaaTTTCAAAAGAGAGCTATTGTGTACTCTATGACAAT
- the LOC104714090 gene encoding L-type lectin-domain containing receptor kinase IV.4 gives MFVKLLTIVFFFFFSLLSQSLESSSQTLDFTYNGFHSPLTNISIQGIATTTPNGLLKLTNTTMQSTGHAFYTKPIRFKDSPNGTVTSFSTTFVFAIHSEIPTLSSGGMAFVVAPNSSLPFASPFQYLGLLNVADDGKDKNHIFAVELDTIMSIELNDLNNNHVGIDINSLKSVKSKTAGYWDEKDHFVNLTLISRKRMQVWVDYDGHTHRIDVTMAPFNENKPRKPLVSLVRDLSSVLLQDMYVGFSSATGSMLSEHYVLGWSFSVNGEAQPLSLSKLPKLPAWDSKPTGVYSFFKNSMPLISLVLIPLFIIIFLVRFIVRRRRKFAEELEGWETEFGKNRLRFKELYYATKGFKDKNLLGSGGFGRVYRGFLPKTKKDIAVKRVSSESRQGLKEFVAEIVSIGQMSHRNLVPLVGYCRRRDELLLVYDYMPNGSLDKYLYNSPEVTLDWKQRFKVINGVASALFYLHEEWEQVVIHRDIKASNVLLDAEYNGRVGDFGLARLCDHGSDPQTTRVVGTWGYLAPDHVRTGRATTATDVFAFGVLLLEVACGRRPTETVNESGETVLLVELVCGFWTEGNILAATDPNLGSEYDQREVEMILKLGLLCSHSDPQARPTMRQVLQYLRGDALLPDLSLLDFRVSGKMLGIDHGFSESSCMFTSRSSITNSILSGGR, from the coding sequence aTGTTCGTCAAGCTCCTCACCatcgtcttctttttcttcttcagcctACTCTCTCAATCCCTAGAGTCCTCTTCCCAAACTCTCGACTTCACTTACAATGGCTTCCACTCTCCACTGACTAACATATCCATCCAAGGAATTGCCACCACCACACCTAACGGTCTCTTAAAGCTAACCAACACAACCATGCAGAGCACCGGTCACGCCTTCTACACCAAACCAATCCGGTTTAAAGATTCCCCAAACGGCACTGTCACGTCCTTCTCCACAACCTTTGTCTTCGCTATCCACTCTGAGATCCCAACACTTAGCAGCGGCGGCATGGCCTTTGTCGTCGCTCCTAACTCCAGCCTCCCATTCGCCAGTCCCTTCCAATACCTTGGCCTCTTAAACGTCGCAGACGATGGTAAAGATAAGAATCATATATTCGCTGTCGAACTTGACACGATTATGAGTATTGAGCTCAATGATTTGAACAATAACCATGTTGGAATCGATATCAACAGCTTGAAATCGGTGAAAAGTAAGACTGCTGGGTACTGGGACGAGAAAGATCACTTTGTTAATCTCACTTTGATCAGTCGTAAGCGTATGCAGGTTTGGGTTGATTACGATGGTCATACCCATCGTATCGATGTAACCATGGCTCCCTTCAACGAGAACAAACCTAGAAAACCGCTTGTTTCTTTAGTCAGAGATCTGTCTTCGGTTCTGTTACAAGATATGTACGTAGGTTTCTCTTCTGCGACCGGTTCTATGTTGTCGGAACATTATGTTCTTGGGTGGAGTTTTAGTGTGAATGGGGAAGCTCAGCCATTGTCCCTATCGAAGCTTCCGAAGTTGCCTGCGTGGGATTCAAAACCCACGGGAGTCTACAGCTTCTTCAAGAACTCGATGCCGTTGATCTCCCTCGTGTTGATTCctctgtttattattattttccttgttCGCTTCATCGtgaggagaaggagaaagttCGCTGAGGAGCTGGAAGGTTGGGAAACAGAGTTCGGGAAGAACCGACTAAGGTTCAAGGAGTTGTACTACGCCACCAAGGGGTTCAAGGATAAGAACCTTCTTGGATCAGGCGGGTTCGGGAGGGTTTACAGAGGTTTCTTGCCCAAGACGAAGAAAGATATAGCTGTGAAAAGAGTCTCGAGCGAATCCAGACAAGGGTTGAAAGAGTTTGTGGCTGAGATCGTTAGTATTGGACAGATGAGTCACCGGAACTTAGTTCCACTTGTGGGTTATTGCCGCCGGAGAGATGAGCTTCTTCTAGTGTATGATTACATGCCCAATGGGAGCTTAGATAAGTATTTGTACAACAGTCCGGAGGTAACCCTAGACTGGAAACAGAGGTTTAAAGTTATAAATGGTGTGGCCTCTGCGTTATTCTATCTCCACGAGGAATGGGAACAAGTGGTGATTCACCGCGACATCAAAGCAAGTAACGTCTTGTTAGACGCGGAGTACAATGGGAGAGTCGGGGATTTTGGTTTAGCCCGATTGTGCGATCATGGTTCAGATCCTCAAACCACGCGCGTTGTTGGAACTTGGGGATACCTAGCCCCTGATCATGTTAGGACAGGACGGGCCACAACCGCTACTGATGTTTTCGCGTTTGGGGTGCTCCTACTTGAAGTGGCGTGCGGTAGACGTCCAACTGAGACTGTAAACGAGAGTGGTGAGACAGTCTTGCTCGTGGAATTGGTTTGTGGGTTTTGGACCGAAGGAAACATCTTGGCTGCTACGGATCCAAATTTAGGGTCCGAGTATGACCAAAGAGAAGTCGAAATGATTCTGAAACTTGGTCTTTTGTGCTCTCACTCTGACCCACAAGCTAGACCAACTATGAGACAAGTGCTACAATATCTACGGGGAGATGCATTGTTACCAGATTTGTCGTTGTTAGACTTCCGTGTGAGTGGGAAAATGTTGGGAATCGACCATGGATTTAGTGAGTCGTCATGCATGTTTACAAGTAGATCTTCGATTACTAATTCCATACTTTCCGGAGGGAGGTGA
- the LOC104714099 gene encoding uncharacterized protein LOC104714099 isoform X1: protein MSQKPHLVSSRSSIESCTSQLLSWRPFHRSKTLDSSDHHHPPHQQQTNGFHHSTPKRPCFSDRSTSFSIDAFSRLSLADETLSASNYSSKGSFRLVARKRRRRNSRSVSGRSSDRSGTRRCCSIGAHGTCSDLPFAVGTDSSGELFGEANWGSDVSEAARNSRRERRDSGGEKEASGGFGFAVGIDPMGNESGYGSEPGYRGDAEFGYGDEFDDEEEDVKPLFWGDTDSTMGMSGDTKFSDSKPQFRCRRRRQHDYKTVDSMSFSGLVENAISSSALVMMIRIHKTRSLVGETFQVFICYFDS from the exons atgtCTCAGAAACCACATCTAGTGTCATCACGAAGCTCAATTGAATCTTGCACTTCACAGCTCCTCTCATGGCGACCATTTCACCGCTCCAAAACCCTAGACTCATCTGACCACCACCACCCACCTCACCAGCAGCAGACCAATGGGTTTCATCACTCCACTCCCAAACGCCCTTGCTTCTCCGATCGATCCACCTCTTTCTCCATCGATGCTTTCAGCCGTCTCTCACTCGCCGACGAGACGTTATCAGCTTCCAATTACAGCAGTAAAGGAAGTTTCCGGTTAGTAGCGAGGAAACGACGGCGGCGTAACTCGAGATCGGTGTCTGGTCGGAGCAGTGATCGGAGTGGGACTCGGAGGTGTTGCTCCATTGGAGCTCATGGGACTTGCTCGGATTTGCCTTTTGCCGTCGGTACGGATTCAAGTGGTGAGCTTTTTGGTGAAGCGAATTGGGGTTCTGATGTGAGTGAGGCGGCGAGGAATTCACGGAGAGAGCGGCGTGACTCCGGAGGTGAGAAGGAAGCTTCTGGAGGATTCGGGTTCGCTGTTGGGATTGATCCGATGGGGAATGAATCTGGGTATGGGAGTGAACCTGGTTACAGAGGTGATGCTGAGTTTGGTTATGGTGATGagtttgatgatgaagaagaagatgttaagCCATTGTTTTGGGGAG ATACAGATTCAACAATGGGGATGTCTGGTGATACGAAATTCTCAGATAGTAAACCTCAATTCAGGTGCCGGCGAAGAAGACAACATGACTATAAAACTGTTGATTCCATGAG CTTTTCCGGTCTGGTTGAAAATGCGATCAGCTCATCCGCTCTCGTGATGATGATCCGTATACACAAGACAAGAAGTCTTGTTGGAGAAACTTTCCAggtttttatatgttattttgactCCTGA
- the LOC104714099 gene encoding uncharacterized protein LOC104714099 isoform X2, whose protein sequence is MSQKPHLVSSRSSIESCTSQLLSWRPFHRSKTLDSSDHHHPPHQQQTNGFHHSTPKRPCFSDRSTSFSIDAFSRLSLADETLSASNYSSKGSFRLVARKRRRRNSRSVSGRSSDRSGTRRCCSIGAHGTCSDLPFAVGTDSSGELFGEANWGSDVSEAARNSRRERRDSGGEKEASGGFGFAVGIDPMGNESGYGSEPGYRGDAEFGYGDEFDDEEEDVKPLFWGDTDSTMGMSGDTKFSDSKPQFRCRRRRQHDYKTVDSMR, encoded by the exons atgtCTCAGAAACCACATCTAGTGTCATCACGAAGCTCAATTGAATCTTGCACTTCACAGCTCCTCTCATGGCGACCATTTCACCGCTCCAAAACCCTAGACTCATCTGACCACCACCACCCACCTCACCAGCAGCAGACCAATGGGTTTCATCACTCCACTCCCAAACGCCCTTGCTTCTCCGATCGATCCACCTCTTTCTCCATCGATGCTTTCAGCCGTCTCTCACTCGCCGACGAGACGTTATCAGCTTCCAATTACAGCAGTAAAGGAAGTTTCCGGTTAGTAGCGAGGAAACGACGGCGGCGTAACTCGAGATCGGTGTCTGGTCGGAGCAGTGATCGGAGTGGGACTCGGAGGTGTTGCTCCATTGGAGCTCATGGGACTTGCTCGGATTTGCCTTTTGCCGTCGGTACGGATTCAAGTGGTGAGCTTTTTGGTGAAGCGAATTGGGGTTCTGATGTGAGTGAGGCGGCGAGGAATTCACGGAGAGAGCGGCGTGACTCCGGAGGTGAGAAGGAAGCTTCTGGAGGATTCGGGTTCGCTGTTGGGATTGATCCGATGGGGAATGAATCTGGGTATGGGAGTGAACCTGGTTACAGAGGTGATGCTGAGTTTGGTTATGGTGATGagtttgatgatgaagaagaagatgttaagCCATTGTTTTGGGGAG ATACAGATTCAACAATGGGGATGTCTGGTGATACGAAATTCTCAGATAGTAAACCTCAATTCAGGTGCCGGCGAAGAAGACAACATGACTATAAAACTGTTGATTCCATGAGGTGA